The Pirellulales bacterium genomic interval GGCCTACCGCGTCGCTCACGACGATGTCGTGGTGAGTTCTTGCGGGGGCAAGTCGGACGTGACGATCGGCGCCGGTCGAACAGGCGATTCCGATACCCGCACCGTATCGCAAAGATTTTGCACGGCGGCCAGCACCACGGTCTCATCCGCGGCAGCCGGTTGCCGCGCAGGCGCTTCATGGGCCTGCAACACGCATTCCAGTGCCAGGGCGATATCATCAGCAGTCAAAACACCGCGCACGCGCCCTTCGTCAATCACCGGCAGGCAGGAGATTTGGTGATCGACCATCAGCGCCGTGGCCGGCCCCAACAAGGCGCCCGATGGCACGCAGATGGGGCCGCGCGTCATCAAATCCACGGCCCGCTTGCCGATGCGGTGCCGCAGGTCGCGATCCGTGACGATTCCTAACAACCGGCCGCCATGTTCGCAGATCAACAAGTGACGCAACGGTGCCGAGGCGAGCAGATTGACGAGTGTTTGCCGTGAGGTCGACGGCGGCGCGATCACGATCGCCTCGGTCATCACTTGACGCACCGTGAGCGCCGTATTGCGCGCGGACGCCGGCGCGACCTTCAGCGCGGCGGCAATCGCTTGTCGCTTGGCCACGATCCGCGCCGGGACACGCGCCGCGCGGGGCCGACGATAGCGCTGCGACGAATCTTCCTTCTGCATGCGCCACCGTGCAATCACGTACCACGCACCGTACGCGAAAATCGCGACCGACAGAGAGACGACCAGCCACCACGGAATCCTCAAGCCTTGGGTGAGCGCCCCGGCCGCCAGCGGCGCGTGCGAAAGATCAAAGTAGTAACAGCCCGGCATGAGGTCTTCGAACGAGACGATGCAGGCGGCGACCGATTCGGCCGATCGCTGTCGCTCGGCTGCGATTGCGTCGCTGACCAGCAGCAAGGCCGCACCAAGGATTCCCAGCGCAAGCGCGTAACGCGCCCGAATGCTCGTTCCGCCGGCGCGCGTTTCGGGCGCAGCGCCACCGAACTCCGCGGACGTTGAGCGACGGCGACTGCCCTGCATGACGGGACCTGGACGATTGCGTGAGAACTGCCGATTCCACGCAACTTTAGCTTGCGAACAATCCCGCGCCGGAGCTTTGCGCGTTCTTTGACCAGGTGGGTTGTTACGGCGCGCCGGAACCGCGATTCGTCGTGTCCGGCTTGTCGAGTGCTTCGGTCGATCTGTCGACGACGCGCACATCGATGATGCGATCGTGCGCAGCAGGCTCGCTCGAATTGTCGTTAAAGGCCGAAAATCCGCGCACTTCGACATGACCGCGCAGCCGGGTAACCAACCACAGCCCTAGCAGCCGGCGTCCGAGCGGAACCAACAGAACCAGGGCCAGCAAGTCGGTCAGCACGCCAGGAACGATCAAGAGGATGCCGGCGACCAACAGCGAGAGCGTTTTGCCGGCCGCGGCGAGAGGAACCTGTCCGCTACCCAGATCGGTTTGCATCGTGCGTAGCGAAACGCGTGATACGCGCCGCAGCAGCGCCATACCGGTCACCGCGCCGCCGGCGACCAAAATCAACGCGAAGCCCAGCGAGGTGTGCCGCCCGATCCAAATCAGAAGCGCCAGATCGACAACCGGTAGAACGACGATCCAGAGCAAAGGATTCATTACTTCCGCTGTGTGTCAGATGGCTTCGCGGCCATCTCGGTGAAGGCATCGGCCTGTTCGTCGTCGCCCAGGAAGCGATGCATCGTGGCCAGGTTCGTGTACGGCACACGCAGCGCCGCTTGATCCAACGTACCGTCCTTGACCGCTCGCTCCATCAGCTTCAGTCCGTTGCGCGTCAGCCGGACTGCTTCTTCGTGACTTCCCACCGCCCAGTACGAAACGGCCATGCTCACGAAACCTTCTCCGTGACGGCCCGTGTCGGTCAGCGCCGCCGTGGGCACCGGCCGTTCCAACTGCGGAATGGCCCGTTCGAACCAGGCGACCGCCTCTTGCGGGTCTTTCATGTACAACGCACAGACCGAGCCCATGCGGAAGTATAGCCGACCCAATAAGTATGCCTCGACGGGTTCAAGCTGGCGACCCTCGGAGCCGGCCTCGAGATGCTCGACGGCCAGCATGCCGTATTTCATCGCCTGCTCGGCGTCACCGGCCGTGTGAAAGACTTGCAGCGCATCGTACAG includes:
- a CDS encoding FxsA family protein, whose product is MNPLLWIVVLPVVDLALLIWIGRHTSLGFALILVAGGAVTGMALLRRVSRVSLRTMQTDLGSGQVPLAAAGKTLSLLVAGILLIVPGVLTDLLALVLLVPLGRRLLGLWLVTRLRGHVEVRGFSAFNDNSSEPAAHDRIIDVRVVDRSTEALDKPDTTNRGSGAP
- a CDS encoding CBS domain-containing protein, with translation MQGSRRRSTSAEFGGAAPETRAGGTSIRARYALALGILGAALLLVSDAIAAERQRSAESVAACIVSFEDLMPGCYYFDLSHAPLAAGALTQGLRIPWWLVVSLSVAIFAYGAWYVIARWRMQKEDSSQRYRRPRAARVPARIVAKRQAIAAALKVAPASARNTALTVRQVMTEAIVIAPPSTSRQTLVNLLASAPLRHLLICEHGGRLLGIVTDRDLRHRIGKRAVDLMTRGPICVPSGALLGPATALMVDHQISCLPVIDEGRVRGVLTADDIALALECVLQAHEAPARQPAAADETVVLAAVQNLCDTVRVSESPVRPAPIVTSDLPPQELTTTSS